In the genome of Mustelus asterias unplaced genomic scaffold, sMusAst1.hap1.1 HAP1_SCAFFOLD_495, whole genome shotgun sequence, the window atcccagactaaagggtcaccaggcagagcagtgacctttatacctctcccaggagatggagccaactggggtgtactagaggactatattaacaggtagaacagcccaaccctaaccccaacagtaacatatctacagactcatagtactggccagaccatggctcagcactcctggtgggaaccaacaatggttcaccacaaactgttggactttaacctgctgttgttaaacttctccacagacactgccagacttgctgagtagttccagcattttctatttttattacaaGACAAGCTCAAAGGGTTTACATGAcaaacctctccccccaccccgccaagcCTTGTGCTGAACCATACCACTGCagcacccactcctcccccccaccctcagcttGTGAGACATTTAGCTTTCCACCCCAGCCAGCCAGGCTTGTAGGTTCTCAATGCTGGGAGTTATTGTCCGAGGTATCATTACACCATCACATACCTTCATGAAGTTGGAAAGTTCTTTAACCAACAGCTGCTTCGCTTCATTTCTGCTGAGTGTAAGCTTGCTTTGGTTCTCATCCGTGCCGGCATATTTGTGGAAAACCAACATCATTGATTTCATACTAGTTTCCAACTCAGAAAGTGGGGAACCCATGATGAGACTGGAGAATCAATCTGTAAACTAAAGAGGCGCAGTTAGCAAAGAGTTAAACTGGAATGTCCATttgaatgacagtaagaagtctcacaacaccaggttaaagtccaacaggtttatttggaagcaaataccataagctttcggagcgctgccccttcgtcagatggagtggacaaactcccttcgtcagatggagtcatcTGAATGACACACAGCGATTCAGGACACAAACAGCACAATCCCAGCAACCAGAGGGAACTTAACAGCTCTTATTTGAACTTTACATTTGAGGTGTGTCAGACACCAGTGTCAGATGctggacatagaaccatagaaaattacagctcagaaacaggccttttggccc includes:
- the LOC144486868 gene encoding protein S100-Z-like, whose product is MGSPLSELETSMKSMMLVFHKYAGTDENQSKLTLSRNEAKQLLVKELSNFMKTPTDPKAMKDILDSMDIDGNQEMDFQEFIVMVSSITILCNDYLVHCLQKKGK